Part of the Tepiditoga spiralis genome, GGTAGTTTTTTCATCTTTATCACCTCTAATTTTTATTATATCATAGTTTCTATTAATTATTAATGGTTTACTACTATGGTATAATAGATAAAAAGATAAAATTGGAGGAAAAAATATGGGCGACTTATATTTAATAGATGGAACAGGTATAGCATATAGAGCATTTTTTGCACTTGATACATGGTTAAAAAATTCAAAAGGGTTAACAACTAATGCAATACTTGGAACATCAAGAATGATGCTAAAACTTTTAAATGATTTTATTAGAAAAGATGAGGATTCTATTTTATTTGTAATGGATAAAAAGACAAAAACTTATAGAAATGAACTCTTAGAATCTTACAAAGCCAATAGACCAAAAGCTCCTGATGAATTTATAGAACAAATCCCATATATTTTAAATATGGTTGAATATATGGGGATAAATGTTACTTCTGCTGATGGTTATGAAGCTGATGATATTATTGCAACAGCAGCTGTTAAATATAAAGATTTATATGACAATATTTATATAGTAACTTCTGATAAAGATATGATGCAATTAATAAAAGAAAATATCTTTATCTTAAGACCAGAAAAAGGAATAACAGATATTGTCATGTATGAAGAAAATAGAGTTAAAGAAAAAATGGGAGTTCCACCAAAAAAAATAATAGATCTTTTATCCTTAATGGGAGATTCTGCTGATAATATACCTGGAGTTAAAGGAATAGGTATAAAAACAGCACAAAAGTTATTGAATGTTTATAATGATATAGAAGATATTTATGAACATATAGAAGAGTTAAAGGGTGCTATTAAGACTAAATTAATAGCTGGAAAAGATATGGCTTATTTGAGTAAAAGATTGGTTAGACTTCAATACGATGCTCCTTTAAACTATGAAAAAAAAGATTTAATTTATACAGGCTTTACCGATAAATTTCAGGATTATTTAAAAGAACTTGAATTTAAAAGAATAATCAAAGAACTTGGATTTGAAAATGAAGAAAAAATTGAGTCTCAAGAAAATGATTATTCAAAAAAGGTTGAATATGAACTTTTTGCTTCTGAAAATGTAAAAGACCTATATAAAAAAATAGAAAAATCTTCTAAAATATCTTTTGATTTAGAAACAACTTCTTTAATACCAAACAAAGCAAAAGTTTTAGGAGTTGCTCTTTCACCTGAACCATTTGTTGGATATTATTTAGACCTTTCAAATGAAACTGAAGAAAAGAAAAAAGAAATTCTAACTGAACTATCAAATTTAATAATAAAAAAAGATATAATAGGGCAAAATATAAAGTATGATATTTCTGTTTTAAAAAACTATGATATAAATATTGAAAATATCTATTTTGATACCATGATTGGGGCATTTTTAATAAGCCCAGATAGTAGAAGATTCAATATGGATGATCTTGCTGAAAAGTATTTAAACTATAAAACTACAAAGTACAAAGAAGTTATGAGTGGAACTTTATTTTCAAAAACATTAAAGGACGTAAATATAGAATCAGTAAAAGACTATGCTAGTGAAGATGCAGATATTACTCACAGACTTTATAAGGTAATATACCCTAAAGTTAATGCTTCAAAATTAGATAGAATTTTGAATGAAGTTGAATTACCATTAATACCTGTTCTTGCTGAAATGGAAACAAATGGAGTATACTTTGACACAAAGTATTTGAAGCAACTTGAAGGAGAATTTTCTAAAAAAGTAAATCAGTTGATGATTGATATGGAAAATCTTGCTGGTTATCCTTTCAATCCAAACTCTCCTAAACAAGTTGGAGAACTTTTATATAAAAAAATTGGATTGAAAGGAAAAAAGAAAACTAAAACTGGATCTTATTCGACCGATGCAGAATCACTTGAATATTTAAAAGGTCAACATCCAATAATAGAAAAAATATTAGAAAATAGAAAGTATCAAAAATTATTATCAACTTATGTAATTGCAATTCCAAAGATGGTCAATGAAAAAACTGGAAGAGTACACACATCTTTTAATCAAACTGGTACTTCTACTGGTAGACTTTCAAGTAGCGATCCAAACCTACAAAACTTACCAATAAGAGAAGAAGAAGGCGGAAGAATAAGAAAAGCTGTAAAACCTCAAAGTGAAGATGGAATACTTTTGAGTGCAGATTATTCTCAAATAGAACTCAGAGTTTTAGCTCATATTTCAAAAGACGAAACACTAATAAATGCTTACAAACATGGAAAAGATATTCATACAATAACTGCTTCAAAAATCTTTGGAATTTCAGAAGAAGAAGTAGATTCACATGCAAGAAGAGTTGGAAAAACTGTTAACTTTTCTATTGTTTATGGTGTTTCTGGATATGGCCTTGCTCAAAGGGTTGGAATAGGGGTTGCTCAAGCTCAAACATTTATAAACAAATATTTTGAATTATATAAAGGTGTTGGAAGTTATCAAAAGAGTATTCTTGAATTTGCTAAAAATAATGGTTATGTTGAAACATTAATGGGAAGAAAAAGATTTATAAAAAATATTAGAGCAAATAAAAATGAAATAGAAAGAATGGCTATAAATTCACCAATACAAGGTACAGCAGCAGATATAATGAAACTTGCAATGATAAAACTGTATAAAAATTTACCAAGTTATGCAAAAATGATACTACAAGTACATGATGAAATTGTAATTGAACTACCTAAAAGTAAACTTGAAGAAGTAAAACCAATACTAAAAGATTGTATGGAAAATGCCTTTAAACTTGATGTACCGCTTGAAATTGATATGAAATATGGAGATTATTGGATGAAGTAGGTGATTTTATGAATTATATAGATATAATAATTAGAATAATAACAGCATCTTTTGCTGGTAGTGCAATTGGTTACAATAGAGAAAAAATAAATAGACCTGCTGGAATCAGAACACACGCTCTTCTAGCTCTAGGATCAGCAATCTTAACTATACTTTCTATGGATATTTTTTATGACCCTTTAACTAAAGCTGGTGATCCTGGAAGAATAGCTGCACAAGTAGTTTCAGGTATAGGATTTCTTGGAGCCGGTACTATATTAAAAAATGGAAATAAGGTAAAAGGACTGACCACAGCTGCAACTTTATGGGTATCAGCTTCAATTGGTATTACCTTTGGTAGTGGTTCTTATTTTATTGGCAGTGTAGCCTTAATTATAACTTTAATAGTTCTTTCTTTTAATAAAATTTCAAAACATTTGACTGACGAAGTTACAATTGAAATTGTTTTAAAAGAAAACAAATCTCATAAAAAAATTTTAGAAAAAATATCAGAAACAAATTTTAATTTAGTAAATGCCGATCTCTCTCAAAAAGATGAAGGACGTTTATACTTTACTTTTAAAAACATTGATGAAAAAAATATCTCTGATATACAAAAAAAACTTTTACTTTTAGATTCAATTGAAAGTTTAGGTATATTGGATAATAATTAAAAAGGTGAGATATTAATCTCACCTTTTTAATTATTTAACATTTTTAATAACAATAGCAGTTCCCATACCTCCACCAATACACAATGATGCCAATCCTATATTTAAATTTCTCTTTTTCATTTCATGTATCAATGTTACTGTTATTCTGTTTCCTGATGCTCCTATTGGATGCCCTATTGCTATTGCTCCTCCATTTACATTTGTTCTTTCAGTAAACCATTCTTTTGTTAAGTTATACTTTTCTGTAAGTGCCTTTATATTTGCCAATGATTGTGCTGCAAAGGCTTCATTTAATTCTAATAATTCCATATCTTTTAATTCATATTCTGTATATTTTTCAAAGAGATTACTTATTGCTGCAACTGGTCCCATTCCCATGTATGCTGGATCTACTCCTCCTTGATCGTATGCCACTATTTCTGCTATTGGTTTTAAGTTATATTTTTTTACTGCTTCTTCTGATGCTAATAGCATTGCACTTGCCCCATCATTTATTCCTGATGAGTTCCCTGCTGTTACTGTTCCATCTTTTTTGAATGCTGGTCTCAATTTTGCTAGTTTTTCTACTGTTGTTCCAAATCTTGGATATTCATCTGTATCTACTGTTACTGTTCCTTTTCTTGTTTTTATTTCTACTGGTATTATTTCATCTTTAAACTTCCCTGCTTTTATTGCTTCTTCTGCTCTATTTTGACTCATTGCTGATAGTTCATCCATTTCTTCTCTTGTTATTCCATACTTTTCTACTAAGTTTTCTGCTGTTACTCCCATATGATAGTCGTTGAATACATCCCAAAGTCCTTCTCGTATCATATGATCCGTTACTTTCATATCTCCAAACTTACTTCCAAATCTTGATTTTGAAGGTAAGTTGTATGGTGCATTTGACATGCTTTCCATTCCTGCCGCTACTACCAAGTCTGCTCCTAATTTTATTTCATTTGCTGCAAGCATTATTGCCTTCATTCCACTTCCACATATCATGTTTATTGTGTATGCTGGCACTTCTACTGGTATACCTGCTTTTATCGATGCTTGTCTTGCTGGTCCCATCCCTTGTCCTGCTTGTAATACATTTCCTACTACTACTTGATTTATATTTTTTGGATCAACATCTTTTATCACTTCTTTTATTGCTATTGCTCCTAACTCCGATGCTGTTAAGTCTTTTAATGCTCCTCCAAAACTTCCTACTGCTGTTCTTTTTGCTTCTACTATATATATTTTTCTCATTGTTTTTTCCTCCTTTGAATATTTTCTTTTTATTCAAGTGAAATCAATCTCAATATCACAAACTATCCAAAATACTTCCGAGAAAATCCCGGAAGTTTATTATATTACAAGTCCTCCATCTACACCAAGAATTTGACCATTTACATACGACGATTCATCGCTTGCAAGGAAAAGCGCAGCATTTGCTATATCTTCAACTTCTCCCATCCTTTTAAGAGGTACTTTTTCAGCTATTGAATTTAATATTTTTTCAGGCATAGCTTCTGTCATAGGTGTTTTTATAAAACCTGGAGCAATTGCATTTGACCTTACTTGAGCACCTTTTCTTGAAAATTCCTTTGCCCATGTCTTTGTCATTGATATTACTCCACCTTTTGTTGCTGCATAGTTCGTTTGCCCTATATTTCCAAATACACCAACTATTGATGAAGTAGATATTATACTGCCTTTTCCTTTTTTTATCATTATAGGAGCTATGAATTGAGTCATGTTGAATACACCTTTTAAATTAACATTTATAACTGCATCCCATGCTTCTTCACTCATTCTTTGAATTAATGCATCTTTTGTTATTCCTGCATTGTTTACTAAAACATCTATTTTTTCAAATTCTTCTACAACTTTATCTACAAATTCTTTTATTGCATCTCTATCCGTAACATCTAATTTTACACTTCTTATATTTTCTACCTTATTTAATTCTTCATTTATATTCATATCACAAGCAAAAACCATTTTTGCACCTTCTTGCGCAAACTTTCTTACTATACCTTCACCAATTCCTCTTGCTCCACCTGTTACGACACAAATTTTATCTTCCATTCTCATTTTTCATTTCCCCCTTCTATTCTTCTAACCATTTCTTGTGCAACATAAGATGCAACATCATCAGCATAAGAATTTGGTCCAAATCCAGCATCATATCCAAGTTCTTTTACCAATTCATGAGAAATTCTTGGTCCACCTGCAATTAATATTACCTTATCTCTTATTCCTTCTGCTTCTAAAATTTCTACAAGTTCAGTTAAATTTTTTATATGTATATCTTTTTGTGTTACTGTTTGAGAAACTAATAATACATCTGCATTCATTTCTATTGCCTTTGCTACAAAGTCTTCATTTAAAACTTGACTTCCCATATTTAATGTTTCGAACATTTTATATCTTTCAAGTCCATAATGACCCGCAAAACCCTTCATATTCATTATTGCATCTATTCCAACAGTATGTGCATCTGTTCCTGTACTTGCACCTATTATAACTATTTTTCTTCCTATATGTTCTTTTATATATTCGTCTGTTTCTTTCATACTCCAAGTTGTAGATTCTACTTTTGGTACATGAATTGTTGTATAGTCTACTGTATGAGTACAGCTTCCATAACATACAAAGTATGTAAAACCTTTAGTCAATTCTTTAGAATACACAACTTGTGGATTTTCAAACCCCATTTTTTTCATTAATTGCTTTGCTGCTTCTGATGCTTCATCTCCATAGGGTACTGGAAGCGTAAAACTCAATTGTGTCTTACCATCATTCATTGTATCTCCATATGGTTTTATAGCTTTTAAATTCAATGTTTTATCAAAGTCTTTACTACTCATAGAATATAATCCACCGCTCATGGTCTTTCACCTTCTAACATCTTTTTTATAAATGGATTAAAATAATTGTTACCTTTTTCCACAACTCCATTTAAACCTTTTCCACCATCAATAGGTCTTTTTATAGCTGCAAAGGTCCCTTTTT contains:
- a CDS encoding acetyl-CoA C-acetyltransferase, whose translation is MRKIYIVEAKRTAVGSFGGALKDLTASELGAIAIKEVIKDVDPKNINQVVVGNVLQAGQGMGPARQASIKAGIPVEVPAYTINMICGSGMKAIMLAANEIKLGADLVVAAGMESMSNAPYNLPSKSRFGSKFGDMKVTDHMIREGLWDVFNDYHMGVTAENLVEKYGITREEMDELSAMSQNRAEEAIKAGKFKDEIIPVEIKTRKGTVTVDTDEYPRFGTTVEKLAKLRPAFKKDGTVTAGNSSGINDGASAMLLASEEAVKKYNLKPIAEIVAYDQGGVDPAYMGMGPVAAISNLFEKYTEYELKDMELLELNEAFAAQSLANIKALTEKYNLTKEWFTERTNVNGGAIAIGHPIGASGNRITVTLIHEMKKRNLNIGLASLCIGGGMGTAIVIKNVK
- a CDS encoding MgtC/SapB family protein, with the translated sequence MNYIDIIIRIITASFAGSAIGYNREKINRPAGIRTHALLALGSAILTILSMDIFYDPLTKAGDPGRIAAQVVSGIGFLGAGTILKNGNKVKGLTTAATLWVSASIGITFGSGSYFIGSVALIITLIVLSFNKISKHLTDEVTIEIVLKENKSHKKILEKISETNFNLVNADLSQKDEGRLYFTFKNIDEKNISDIQKKLLLLDSIESLGILDNN
- a CDS encoding beta-ketoacyl-ACP reductase, encoding MRMEDKICVVTGGARGIGEGIVRKFAQEGAKMVFACDMNINEELNKVENIRSVKLDVTDRDAIKEFVDKVVEEFEKIDVLVNNAGITKDALIQRMSEEAWDAVINVNLKGVFNMTQFIAPIMIKKGKGSIISTSSIVGVFGNIGQTNYAATKGGVISMTKTWAKEFSRKGAQVRSNAIAPGFIKTPMTEAMPEKILNSIAEKVPLKRMGEVEDIANAALFLASDESSYVNGQILGVDGGLVI
- the polA gene encoding DNA polymerase I, with translation MGDLYLIDGTGIAYRAFFALDTWLKNSKGLTTNAILGTSRMMLKLLNDFIRKDEDSILFVMDKKTKTYRNELLESYKANRPKAPDEFIEQIPYILNMVEYMGINVTSADGYEADDIIATAAVKYKDLYDNIYIVTSDKDMMQLIKENIFILRPEKGITDIVMYEENRVKEKMGVPPKKIIDLLSLMGDSADNIPGVKGIGIKTAQKLLNVYNDIEDIYEHIEELKGAIKTKLIAGKDMAYLSKRLVRLQYDAPLNYEKKDLIYTGFTDKFQDYLKELEFKRIIKELGFENEEKIESQENDYSKKVEYELFASENVKDLYKKIEKSSKISFDLETTSLIPNKAKVLGVALSPEPFVGYYLDLSNETEEKKKEILTELSNLIIKKDIIGQNIKYDISVLKNYDINIENIYFDTMIGAFLISPDSRRFNMDDLAEKYLNYKTTKYKEVMSGTLFSKTLKDVNIESVKDYASEDADITHRLYKVIYPKVNASKLDRILNEVELPLIPVLAEMETNGVYFDTKYLKQLEGEFSKKVNQLMIDMENLAGYPFNPNSPKQVGELLYKKIGLKGKKKTKTGSYSTDAESLEYLKGQHPIIEKILENRKYQKLLSTYVIAIPKMVNEKTGRVHTSFNQTGTSTGRLSSSDPNLQNLPIREEEGGRIRKAVKPQSEDGILLSADYSQIELRVLAHISKDETLINAYKHGKDIHTITASKIFGISEEEVDSHARRVGKTVNFSIVYGVSGYGLAQRVGIGVAQAQTFINKYFELYKGVGSYQKSILEFAKNNGYVETLMGRKRFIKNIRANKNEIERMAINSPIQGTAADIMKLAMIKLYKNLPSYAKMILQVHDEIVIELPKSKLEEVKPILKDCMENAFKLDVPLEIDMKYGDYWMK
- a CDS encoding OAM dimerization domain-containing protein, with protein sequence MSGGLYSMSSKDFDKTLNLKAIKPYGDTMNDGKTQLSFTLPVPYGDEASEAAKQLMKKMGFENPQVVYSKELTKGFTYFVCYGSCTHTVDYTTIHVPKVESTTWSMKETDEYIKEHIGRKIVIIGASTGTDAHTVGIDAIMNMKGFAGHYGLERYKMFETLNMGSQVLNEDFVAKAIEMNADVLLVSQTVTQKDIHIKNLTELVEILEAEGIRDKVILIAGGPRISHELVKELGYDAGFGPNSYADDVASYVAQEMVRRIEGGNEK